A window of Anas acuta chromosome 8, bAnaAcu1.1, whole genome shotgun sequence contains these coding sequences:
- the CRIP2 gene encoding cysteine-rich protein 2 isoform X1, translating into MKMSRSRRGRRDGPGGAGWAWQLQIFEWSRAARGNAAAKIDPGSRKERATAAGVVCWGGEDNRGTTELSPGDAAPAAKWPACTARERAEKVSSLGKDWHKFCLKCERCNKTLTPGGHAEHDGKPFCHKPCYATLFGPKGVNIGGAGSYIYEKPQIEGQTAPGPIEHPVKVEERKVNAAPPKGPSKASSVTTFTGEPNMCPRCGKRVYFAEKVTSLGKDWHRPCLRCERCSKTLTPGGHAEHDGQPYCHKPCYGILFGPKGVNTGAVGSYIYDKDPEAKNQP; encoded by the exons ATGAAAATGAGCAGGAGCCGGCGGGGCCGGCGCGACGGGCCGGGTGGGGCCGGGTGGGCATGGCAACTCCAAATATTTGAATGGAGCAGGGCCGCGCGGGGTAACGCGGCAGCAAAAATAGACCCGGGGAGTAGGAAGGAACGTGCTACTGCTGCCGGAGTggtgtgctggggaggggaggacaACCGTGGCACCACAGAGCTGTCACCCGGGGATGCTGCTCCTGCAGCGAAGTGGCCAGCGTGCACGGCGAGGGAAAGGG CCGAGAAGGTCTCCTCCCTGGGCAAGGACTGGCACAAGTTCTGCCTGAAGTGTGAGCGCTGCAACAAGACCCTGACCCCGGGCGGGCACGCCGAG CATGACGGGAAGCCCTTCTGCCACAAGCCCTGCTACGCAACGCTGTTCGGCCCCAAAG GGGTGAACATCGGCGGTGCCGGATCCTACATCTACGAGAAGCCGCAGATCGAGGGGCAGACAGCCCCGGGGCCCATCGAGCACCCGGTGAaggtggaggagaggaaggTGAACGCCGCGCCGCCCAAGGGACCCAGCAAAG CCTCCAGCGTCACCACCTTCACCGGGGAGCCCAACATGTGCCCGCGCTGCGGCAAGAGGGTCTACTTTG CCGAGAAGGTGACCTCGCTGGGGAAGGACTGGCACCGGCCCTGCCTACGCTGCGAGCGCTGCAGCAAGACGCTGACCCCCGGGGGCCACGCCGAG CACGACGGACAGCCCTACTGCCACAAGCCCTGCTACGGGATCCTCTTCGGGCCGAAGG GCGTCAACACCGGAGCCGTGGGCAGCTACATCTACGACAAAGACCCCGAGGCGAAGAACCAGCCGTag